One window of the Vigna radiata var. radiata cultivar VC1973A chromosome 1, Vradiata_ver6, whole genome shotgun sequence genome contains the following:
- the LOC106773665 gene encoding protein SUPPRESSOR OF FRI 4 isoform X2: MGKKKKRVSSKVWCYYCDREFDDEKILVQHQKAKHFKCHVCHKKLSTASGMAIHVLQVHKESVTKVPNAKPGRESTDIEIYGMQGIPPDILAAHYGEEEDDVPSKAAKVDIPPTQLVGGMRPPPLGTGYPPRSAMPAIPPVYNPAVPLPPNAWVVPPRPQPWFSQPPAVSVPPPAPYTQQPLFPVQNVRPPLPATAPAALQTQIAPPGLLTSAPVPVSQPLFPVVGNNHTTTQGSTYSAPPLPSSVPSVTPVMSTNVPVDTHLSTHSSVTSSYQPIGVPGAAASNSHSYASGPNTGGPSIGPPPVIANKAPASQPATNEVYLVWDDEAMSMEERRMSLPKYQVHDESSQLAANTQLRDLSSQHMYTIKDIITIYFMEQVNSDLAQMSSIDAAIDKRILESRLAGRMAF, from the exons atggggaagaagaagaagagggttTCCTCCAAGGTGTGGTGTTACTACTGCGATCGCGAATTCGACGACGAGAAGATCCTGGTGCAGCATCAGAAAGCGAAGCACTTTAAGTGTCACGTCTGCCACAAGAAGCTCTCAACCGCCAGCGGCATGGCCATCCACGTTCTCCAGGTCCACAAGGAATCCGTCACCAA GGTGCCCAATGCAAAACCTGGCAGAGAGAGTACAGATATTGAAATATATGGAATGCAAGGGATTCCACCAGATATTCTGGCTGCACATTATGGTGAAGAAG AGGATGATGTTCCATCAAAGGCAGCCAAGGTTGATATTCCACCAACTCAGCTTGTAGGTGGAATGAGGCCACCTCCTCTGGGTACAGGATATCCTCCACGATCAGCCATGCCTGCAATTCCACCAGT TTATAATCCAGCTGTACCCCTGCCACCAAATGCTTGGGTGGTTCCGCCTCGACCACAGCCATGGTTTTCACAACCTCCAGCTGTTTCAGTTCCTCCTCCTGCCCCATACACACAGCAGCCATTATTTCCTGTGCAGAATGTCAGGCCTCCACTGCCAGCAACTGCTCCAGCAGCACTGCAAACTCAGATTGCTCCTCCTGGATTGCTTACATCTGCACCGGTCCCAGTTTCACAACCTTTGTTCCCTGTTGTTGGAAACAACCATACAACGACTCAAGGTTCAACATATTCTGCTCCACCTCTGCCCTCAAGTGTTCCATCAGTTACTCCAGTGATGTCTACAAATGTCCCTGTTGATACACATTTGAGTACCCACTCTTCTGTAACAAGTAGTTACCAGCCTATAGGAGTTCCAG GTGCAGCAGCAAGTAATTCACACTCTTATGCTTCTGGTCCAAATACTGGTGGTCCTTCAATTGGGCCTCCCCCAGTAATTGCAAACAAAGCTCCTGCTTCTCAACCTGCCACCAACGAAGTCTACTTAGTTTGGGATGACGAGGCAATGTCCATG GAGGAAAGAAGAATGTCTTTGCCAAAATATCAGGTGCATGATGAAAGTAGCCAG CTTGCTGCAAACACTCAACTTCGTGATCTTTCATCCCAGCATATGTACACCATAAAAGA CatcattacaatttattttatggaaCAAGTGAATTCAGACTTGGCACAG aTGAGCTCAATTGACGCAGCTATAGACAAGAGGATACTAGAAAGCAGGCTGGCTGGTCGAATGGCATTTTAG
- the LOC106773665 gene encoding protein SUPPRESSOR OF FRI 4 isoform X3, with protein sequence MGKKKKRVSSKVWCYYCDREFDDEKILVQHQKAKHFKCHVCHKKLSTASGMAIHVLQVHKESVTKVPNAKPGRESTDIEIYGMQGIPPDILAAHYGEEEDDVPSKAAKVDIPPTQLVGGMRPPPLGTGYPPRSAMPAIPPVYNPAVPLPPNAWVVPPRPQPWFSQPPAVSVPPPAPYTQQPLFPVQNVRPPLPATAPAALQTQIAPPGLLTSAPVPVSQPLFPVVGNNHTTTQGSTYSAPPLPSSVPSVTPVMSTNVPVDTHLSTHSSVTSSYQPIGVPGAAASNSHSYASGPNTGGPSIGPPPVIANKAPASQPATNEVYLVWDDEAMSMEERRMSLPKYQVHDESSQMSSIDAAIDKRILESRLAGRMAF encoded by the exons atggggaagaagaagaagagggttTCCTCCAAGGTGTGGTGTTACTACTGCGATCGCGAATTCGACGACGAGAAGATCCTGGTGCAGCATCAGAAAGCGAAGCACTTTAAGTGTCACGTCTGCCACAAGAAGCTCTCAACCGCCAGCGGCATGGCCATCCACGTTCTCCAGGTCCACAAGGAATCCGTCACCAA GGTGCCCAATGCAAAACCTGGCAGAGAGAGTACAGATATTGAAATATATGGAATGCAAGGGATTCCACCAGATATTCTGGCTGCACATTATGGTGAAGAAG AGGATGATGTTCCATCAAAGGCAGCCAAGGTTGATATTCCACCAACTCAGCTTGTAGGTGGAATGAGGCCACCTCCTCTGGGTACAGGATATCCTCCACGATCAGCCATGCCTGCAATTCCACCAGT TTATAATCCAGCTGTACCCCTGCCACCAAATGCTTGGGTGGTTCCGCCTCGACCACAGCCATGGTTTTCACAACCTCCAGCTGTTTCAGTTCCTCCTCCTGCCCCATACACACAGCAGCCATTATTTCCTGTGCAGAATGTCAGGCCTCCACTGCCAGCAACTGCTCCAGCAGCACTGCAAACTCAGATTGCTCCTCCTGGATTGCTTACATCTGCACCGGTCCCAGTTTCACAACCTTTGTTCCCTGTTGTTGGAAACAACCATACAACGACTCAAGGTTCAACATATTCTGCTCCACCTCTGCCCTCAAGTGTTCCATCAGTTACTCCAGTGATGTCTACAAATGTCCCTGTTGATACACATTTGAGTACCCACTCTTCTGTAACAAGTAGTTACCAGCCTATAGGAGTTCCAG GTGCAGCAGCAAGTAATTCACACTCTTATGCTTCTGGTCCAAATACTGGTGGTCCTTCAATTGGGCCTCCCCCAGTAATTGCAAACAAAGCTCCTGCTTCTCAACCTGCCACCAACGAAGTCTACTTAGTTTGGGATGACGAGGCAATGTCCATG GAGGAAAGAAGAATGTCTTTGCCAAAATATCAGGTGCATGATGAAAGTAGCCAG aTGAGCTCAATTGACGCAGCTATAGACAAGAGGATACTAGAAAGCAGGCTGGCTGGTCGAATGGCATTTTAG
- the LOC106773665 gene encoding protein SUPPRESSOR OF FRI 4 isoform X1, with protein sequence MGKKKKRVSSKVWCYYCDREFDDEKILVQHQKAKHFKCHVCHKKLSTASGMAIHVLQVHKESVTKVPNAKPGRESTDIEIYGMQGIPPDILAAHYGEEEDDVPSKAAKVDIPPTQLVGGMRPPPLGTGYPPRSAMPAIPPVYNPAVPLPPNAWVVPPRPQPWFSQPPAVSVPPPAPYTQQPLFPVQNVRPPLPATAPAALQTQIAPPGLLTSAPVPVSQPLFPVVGNNHTTTQGSTYSAPPLPSSVPSVTPVMSTNVPVDTHLSTHSSVTSSYQPIGVPGAAASNSHSYASGPNTGGPSIGPPPVIANKAPASQPATNEVYLVWDDEAMSMEERRMSLPKYQVHDESSQLAANTQLRDLSSQHMYTIKDIITIYFMEQVNSDLAQVSFFRRVWISCIRPCCRIFSLLLYLGSMITC encoded by the exons atggggaagaagaagaagagggttTCCTCCAAGGTGTGGTGTTACTACTGCGATCGCGAATTCGACGACGAGAAGATCCTGGTGCAGCATCAGAAAGCGAAGCACTTTAAGTGTCACGTCTGCCACAAGAAGCTCTCAACCGCCAGCGGCATGGCCATCCACGTTCTCCAGGTCCACAAGGAATCCGTCACCAA GGTGCCCAATGCAAAACCTGGCAGAGAGAGTACAGATATTGAAATATATGGAATGCAAGGGATTCCACCAGATATTCTGGCTGCACATTATGGTGAAGAAG AGGATGATGTTCCATCAAAGGCAGCCAAGGTTGATATTCCACCAACTCAGCTTGTAGGTGGAATGAGGCCACCTCCTCTGGGTACAGGATATCCTCCACGATCAGCCATGCCTGCAATTCCACCAGT TTATAATCCAGCTGTACCCCTGCCACCAAATGCTTGGGTGGTTCCGCCTCGACCACAGCCATGGTTTTCACAACCTCCAGCTGTTTCAGTTCCTCCTCCTGCCCCATACACACAGCAGCCATTATTTCCTGTGCAGAATGTCAGGCCTCCACTGCCAGCAACTGCTCCAGCAGCACTGCAAACTCAGATTGCTCCTCCTGGATTGCTTACATCTGCACCGGTCCCAGTTTCACAACCTTTGTTCCCTGTTGTTGGAAACAACCATACAACGACTCAAGGTTCAACATATTCTGCTCCACCTCTGCCCTCAAGTGTTCCATCAGTTACTCCAGTGATGTCTACAAATGTCCCTGTTGATACACATTTGAGTACCCACTCTTCTGTAACAAGTAGTTACCAGCCTATAGGAGTTCCAG GTGCAGCAGCAAGTAATTCACACTCTTATGCTTCTGGTCCAAATACTGGTGGTCCTTCAATTGGGCCTCCCCCAGTAATTGCAAACAAAGCTCCTGCTTCTCAACCTGCCACCAACGAAGTCTACTTAGTTTGGGATGACGAGGCAATGTCCATG GAGGAAAGAAGAATGTCTTTGCCAAAATATCAGGTGCATGATGAAAGTAGCCAG CTTGCTGCAAACACTCAACTTCGTGATCTTTCATCCCAGCATATGTACACCATAAAAGA CatcattacaatttattttatggaaCAAGTGAATTCAGACTTGGCACAGGTCAGCTTCTTTCGCAGAGTTTGGATCTCTTGCATAAGACCATGCTGTAGAATATTCAGTTTATTGTTGTATTTGGGGTCTATGATTACATGCTGa